The proteins below come from a single Zhouia spongiae genomic window:
- a CDS encoding NAD(P)/FAD-dependent oxidoreductase, with product MNYDVLIVGGGAAGFFAAIHIAEANPELKIAILEKGKEVLTKVRVSGGGRCNVTHAEFMPNELAKYYPRGERELKGPFHTFCSGDTIAFFEEKGVALKVEEDGRMFPVTDSSETIIDCFLKTTRRYGIDVLTGHAVKEISYSDVWQLTTGKGIFKGKKLLVATGSSPKVWKLVQALGHTIIPPVPSLFTFNISDRRIRDLPGLSTIASVKVLNTNLNTEGPVLITHWGLSGPAILKLSAWGARDLNRLDYKFKVKINWLYNSSTDDALVALRQVKENEGKKRVSSVNPFDIPKRLWFSVLEVAGVTEKMRWAEINKEQLILIAEQLTRAIFTVDGKSTFKEEFVTAGGIDLKEINFKTFESKIHKNLYFAGEVLNIDAVTGGFNFQNAWTGAFIAAKAISD from the coding sequence ATGAATTACGATGTGTTAATTGTAGGAGGTGGAGCTGCCGGCTTTTTTGCTGCTATACATATTGCGGAAGCAAATCCTGAACTTAAGATAGCGATTTTAGAAAAAGGAAAAGAAGTCCTGACCAAGGTCAGGGTTTCCGGGGGAGGGCGTTGCAATGTAACGCATGCTGAATTTATGCCCAATGAATTAGCTAAATACTATCCCAGAGGGGAAAGAGAGCTCAAAGGTCCGTTTCATACTTTTTGCAGTGGTGATACCATTGCCTTTTTTGAAGAAAAAGGCGTCGCTTTAAAGGTAGAGGAAGATGGACGGATGTTTCCGGTTACAGATTCTTCGGAGACCATTATTGATTGTTTTTTAAAGACAACAAGGAGGTACGGTATAGATGTTTTAACGGGGCATGCGGTAAAAGAAATATCGTATTCGGATGTATGGCAGTTAACAACCGGAAAGGGAATTTTCAAAGGAAAAAAATTACTTGTTGCAACGGGCAGCAGCCCGAAGGTATGGAAGCTGGTGCAAGCCTTGGGGCATACCATTATTCCTCCGGTACCATCGTTGTTCACATTTAATATTTCGGACAGGAGGATCAGAGACCTTCCCGGTTTAAGTACGATAGCGAGTGTAAAAGTCTTAAATACGAACCTGAATACGGAAGGCCCGGTACTGATTACGCATTGGGGATTGAGCGGGCCGGCCATTTTAAAGCTCTCCGCATGGGGAGCAAGAGACTTAAACAGATTGGATTATAAATTTAAAGTTAAAATCAACTGGCTATATAACTCTTCGACTGATGATGCATTGGTTGCGTTGCGGCAAGTGAAAGAGAACGAAGGAAAAAAACGGGTGTCGAGCGTAAACCCGTTCGATATTCCCAAAAGGCTTTGGTTTTCTGTACTGGAGGTGGCCGGAGTAACTGAGAAAATGCGGTGGGCTGAGATCAATAAAGAACAATTGATTTTAATTGCAGAGCAACTAACCCGGGCAATTTTTACTGTTGATGGAAAAAGTACTTTTAAAGAAGAGTTTGTAACAGCAGGTGGTATTGACCTGAAGGAAATTAATTTTAAAACTTTTGAAAGTAAAATTCACAAGAACCTTTATTTTGCAGGAGAGGTGTTAAATATTGACGCTGTAACGGGTGGATTTAACTTTCAGAATGCATGGACCGGTGCTTTTATTGCGGCTAAAGCTATTTCGGATTAG
- a CDS encoding TspO/MBR family protein — MRKRLVRNIIICVLVCLLTGLFASMATQSSVDTWYHSLNKPPFTPPDWLFAPVWIVLYILMGIAAGIVWSHGFYHKWVKTAMYHFVFQLLLNAMWSIVFFGFKKPLWGFLVILTLLVLIVLTIKWFKVVNRKAAYMLIPYFIWVCFAAILNFEVWRLN; from the coding sequence ATGAGAAAAAGGCTTGTTCGAAATATCATTATCTGTGTGTTGGTCTGTTTACTTACCGGATTGTTTGCAAGTATGGCCACCCAATCGTCTGTAGACACCTGGTATCATAGCCTGAACAAACCTCCTTTTACACCTCCGGATTGGTTGTTTGCTCCGGTCTGGATTGTTTTATACATTCTGATGGGAATAGCAGCAGGTATTGTATGGAGCCATGGCTTCTATCACAAGTGGGTTAAAACGGCCATGTACCATTTTGTATTTCAGTTACTGTTGAATGCCATGTGGAGCATCGTCTTTTTTGGCTTTAAAAAACCTCTTTGGGGGTTTTTGGTCATACTCACATTACTCGTACTCATTGTTCTTACCATCAAATGGTTTAAAGTGGTAAACAGAAAAGCTGCCTATATGTTAATTCCGTATTTTATCTGGGTATGTTTTGCAGCCATCCTGAACTTTGAAGTATGGAGGCTCAACTAA
- a CDS encoding diphosphomevalonate/mevalonate 3,5-bisphosphate decarboxylase family protein, producing MTENDFVSPAGTGDLREGAVTWKSPSNIALVKYWGKKENQIPANPSISFTLDHCATTTTLGYAKRKEEQSGEYFSFDLLFEGKPKPEFRSKIIKFFERIEKYMPFLKDYHFSIDTSNSFPHSSGIASSASGMSALALCLMSVEKSLNPEMSDEFFNQKASFLARLGSGSACRSVEGEIVVWGTNDCMLKASDLYGIKFSYELHPVFRNYQDTILLVDKGQKQVSSSVGHNLMHGHPFAERRFKQATENLSDLTTVLQAGDQKAFIAIVESEALTLHAMMMTSLPYFILMKPNTLHIINKIWQFRSETKLHLCFTLDAGANVHLLYPENEKNEVLEFVKNELVAYCENGQYICDQIGLGASLMKN from the coding sequence ATGACTGAGAACGATTTTGTTTCGCCGGCAGGTACGGGCGATTTAAGAGAGGGGGCCGTCACCTGGAAATCTCCGAGCAATATTGCGCTGGTAAAGTACTGGGGCAAGAAAGAAAACCAGATACCGGCAAACCCTTCGATAAGTTTTACCCTTGATCATTGTGCTACCACAACAACACTCGGATATGCAAAAAGAAAGGAAGAGCAGTCTGGTGAATATTTTAGTTTCGACCTGTTGTTCGAGGGAAAACCCAAACCGGAATTCAGGAGTAAAATAATAAAGTTTTTCGAAAGGATAGAAAAGTACATGCCCTTCCTGAAGGATTATCATTTTTCTATAGATACATCAAATTCATTTCCTCATAGTAGTGGAATTGCATCGTCTGCGAGTGGTATGAGCGCATTGGCTTTGTGTTTAATGAGTGTGGAGAAGTCGTTAAACCCCGAAATGTCTGATGAATTCTTCAATCAAAAAGCGTCATTCCTGGCTCGTTTGGGGTCTGGGAGTGCTTGTAGGAGTGTTGAAGGCGAAATAGTTGTCTGGGGGACTAATGATTGTATGTTGAAAGCTTCGGACCTGTATGGAATTAAATTTTCGTATGAACTGCACCCTGTGTTTCGAAACTATCAGGATACAATTTTACTGGTAGATAAAGGACAAAAACAGGTGAGTAGCAGTGTAGGCCATAATTTAATGCATGGACACCCTTTCGCAGAAAGGCGTTTTAAACAGGCAACAGAGAATTTGTCTGATTTAACAACCGTTTTACAGGCCGGAGATCAGAAGGCTTTTATAGCGATTGTCGAGAGTGAGGCCTTGACATTGCATGCCATGATGATGACAAGTCTTCCGTATTTTATTCTGATGAAACCCAACACGCTTCATATCATAAATAAGATTTGGCAATTCAGGTCGGAAACAAAACTGCACCTCTGTTTTACCCTTGATGCAGGAGCTAATGTTCATTTATTATATCCTGAGAATGAAAAAAACGAGGTTTTGGAGTTTGTTAAGAATGAGTTAGTTGCGTATTGTGAAAACGGGCAGTATATTTGCGACCAAATTGGATTGGGAGCCTCTTTAATGAAAAATTAA
- a CDS encoding four helix bundle protein, whose product MKDNIVKNKSIDFAIEVVRLYKTLMFEEKEYVMSRQLLKSGTSIGANIREAKFAQSKPDFN is encoded by the coding sequence ATGAAAGATAATATTGTAAAAAATAAGAGTATTGATTTTGCTATAGAGGTAGTGAGGCTATACAAGACTTTAATGTTTGAAGAGAAGGAATATGTAATGTCAAGGCAGTTGTTAAAGTCAGGGACTTCAATTGGAGCTAACATTAGGGAAGCTAAATTTGCACAATCTAAACCTGACTTTAATTAG
- a CDS encoding four helix bundle protein produces the protein MSIALKEANETDYWLELLYRTDFITEETFHNFKCKSKELIKLLVTIVKNAKK, from the coding sequence ATGAGTATAGCACTAAAAGAAGCAAATGAAACTGATTATTGGTTAGAGTTATTATATCGAACAGATTTCATTACTGAAGAAACTTTTCATAACTTTAAGTGTAAATCTAAAGAATTGATTAAATTGCTGGTAACTATAGTGAAAAATGCAAAAAAATAA